The following are encoded together in the Oncorhynchus nerka isolate Pitt River linkage group LG25, Oner_Uvic_2.0, whole genome shotgun sequence genome:
- the LOC115109447 gene encoding ADP-ribosylation factor 4-like: MGLLISSVFTRLFGKKQMRILMVGLDAAGKTTILYKLKLGEIVTTIPTIGFNVETVEYKNICFTVWDVGGQDKIRPLWRHYFQNTQGLIFVVDSNDRERVAESAEELSKMLQEDELREAVLLVFANKQDLPNAMAVSDLTDKLGLQSLRSRVWHVQATCATQGTGLYEGLDWLSNELSKQ, from the exons ATGGGGCTTCTCATCTCGTCAGTTTTTACCAGACTGTTCGGCAAGAAACAGATGAGAATACTTATGG TTGGCTTGGATGCTGCAGGGAAAACCACTATCTTGTACAAACTGAAGCTGGGAGAAATAGTGACCACCATTCCAACTATTG GCTTTAACGTGGAGACGGTGGAGTACAAGAACATCTGCTTCACAGTGTGGGATGTGGGTGGTCAGGACAAGATCAGACCTCTCTGGAGACACTACTTCCAGAACACACAG GGTCTGATCTTTGTAGTAGACAgcaacgacagagagagagtggcggagtctgcagaggagctctCTAAAATG ctccaGGAGGACGAGTTGAGAGAAGCAGTATTGCTGGTGTTTGCTAACAAGCAGGACCTTCCCAACGCTATGGCGGTCAGCGACCTCACGGACAAACTGGGACTGCAGAGCCTCCGCAGCAGAGTG TGGCACGTGCAGGCGACCTGTGCGACGCAGGGCACAGGACTGTATGAAGGACTGGACTGGCTTTCCAACGAGCTGTCCAAGCAGTAA